In Mustela nigripes isolate SB6536 chromosome 12, MUSNIG.SB6536, whole genome shotgun sequence, one DNA window encodes the following:
- the FASTKD3 gene encoding FAST kinase domain-containing protein 3, mitochondrial isoform X2 produces the protein MALITLWRNLCHLYDFRIHRALAALKNHPVIHVHKVAEERLCPWFCSPQAQPLGVRFHHGCCKNFHSENRNDLHPADEAVFSQAHDWDRPEQSLTSVDEQTFYRRLNSFTSSEEVLSFISCKLQTLPDTLAAGALQRICEVERKDGDEKLPKEILKNRVFQALCIQCEQEPSGLPDTVLVTTLQALTLLHVDPHSSLVLSLVAECQRRLKAGGLEVHSLCILGESLIKLQGPGCTTLELVICQLKREKLEEFTPEGIVALYRILQACTEKVGQHQAFLNKLNNFALSVVYSLSPTSMSQILSALVVLDQTQALPLVIKLGKYVVRHIPRFTNEELRKVLEAFIYFGHNDRFFTKALEQHVASVCLTLDPEVVSKVTEYCSRKRILSKPILDAVAETFVCQSEKFSPHQISELIEPFGKLNYLPPNASAFFRKLENTLLTHFNYFPPKTLLKILHTCSLIECHPVNFMAKIFSPYFLQKLQGEESHLDRLSLAQLTQLFLGAVLECPFYKGQKLLPKYRVRSFLTPCSSLETPVDFQLYKFVKIGLVDLLGARLYFAPKVLTPYCYTIGSFYRRNGRTSEGRKRWSAVPGDRTSGCRRRCSGRLWEPQ, from the exons ATGGCCTTAATTACCTTGTGGAGGAACCTTTGCCATTTATATGATTTTCGGATCCACCGAGCTCTGGCCGCTCTGAAAAACCATCCTGTGATTCATGTTCACAAGGTAGCCGAGGAGCGTCTGTGTCCGTGGTTCTGTTCACCGCAGGCTCAGCCTCTCGGGGTCAGGTTCCATCACGGCTGTTGTAAAAACTTccattcagaaaacagaaatgaccTTCATCCGGCTGATGAGGCAGTGTTCTCTCAAGCACACGACTGGGACAGGCCCGAACAAAGTCTTACAAGTGTGGATGAGCAGACGTTTTACAGGAGACTAAACAGCTTCACGTCCTCAGAAgaagtgttgagttttataagctGCAAACTGCAAACTTTGCCTGATACTCTAGCAGCAGGCGCCTTACAGCGGATTTGTGAAGTGGAGAGAAAAGATGGTGATGAAAAGCTgccaaaagaaatactaaagaaccGTGTCTTTCAGGCGCTGTGCATTCAGTGTGAACAGGAACCCTCAGGTCTGCCAGACACGGTGTTGGTGACCACTTTGCAAGCTCTGACTCTGTTGCATGTGGATCCCCACAGTAGCTTGGTTCTGAGCCTGGTGGCAGAATGCCAGCGTCGCCTCAAAGCGGGTGGCCTAGAAGTCCACAGTCTTTGTATTCTTGGGGAAAGTCTGATCAAACTGCAGGGGCCGGGCTGCACGACGCTAGAACTGGTGATATGTCAGCTGAAAAGGGAAAAGTTGGAAGAATTTACCCCTGAGGGTATCGTGGCTCTTTATAGAATCCTGCAGGCTTGTACTGAAAAAGTGGGCCAACACCAAGCATTTCTTAATAAGCTAAACAACTTTGCTCTGTCCGTAGTTTACAGCTTGAGTCCGACATCGATGAGCCAAATCCTCAGTGCCCTGGTGGTTCTTGATCAAACCCAGGCACTTCCTCTGGttataaaattgggaaaatacGTTGTGAGGCATATCCCTCGTTTTACTAATGAAGAGCTCAGAAAAGTCTTAGAGGCTTTCATATACTTTGGGCACAACGACAGATTTTTTACAAAAGCCCTCGAGCAGCATGTAGCCTCAGTGTGTCTCACTTTGGATCCTGAGGTTGTCAGCAAGGTCACGGAGTACTGCAGTAGGAAGCGGATTCTTTCAAAACCCATCCTCGATGCAGTGGCAGAAACCTTTGTTTGCCAATCAGAAAAATTCTCACCTCATCAGATCTCTGAGTTAATCGAACCATTTGGAAAACTCAATTACTTGCCCCCGAATGCCTCTGCTTTCTTTAGAAAGCTAGAAAACACGTTGCTCActcatttcaattattttccaCCCAAAACACTACTGAAAATTCTCCATACGTGTTCACTAATTGAATGCCATCCGGTCAACTTCATGGCAAAAATATTCAGCCCTTATTTTCTTCAAAAGCTGCAAG GTGAAGAATCACATTTGGACAGACTGAGCCTCGCACAGCTGACCCAACTGTTCTTAGGCGCAGTCCTAGAATGCCCTTTCTATAAG GGTCAGAAACTTCTTCCTAAATACCGAGTGAGATCATTTCTTACTCCATGTTCTTCCCTGGAGACGCCTGTGGATTTCCAGCTTTACAAATTTGTGAAGATTGGACTGGTTGACCTTTTGGGAGCAAGATTGTATTTTGCTCCGAAAGTGTTAACGCCGTATTGTTACACAATAG GCTCTTTCTACAGAAGGAATGGCAGGACGTCAGAGGGAAGGAAGCGGTGGTCTGCTGTGCCTGGCGACCGCACATCAGGGTGCAGGAGGCGTTGCTCGGGGAGGCTCTGGGAGCCGCAGTGA